Proteins encoded together in one Telopea speciosissima isolate NSW1024214 ecotype Mountain lineage chromosome 4, Tspe_v1, whole genome shotgun sequence window:
- the LOC122658146 gene encoding basic leucine zipper 4-like, with protein sequence MLDSETILGLPFPVFEGGFTPWENQDDLLSFFQPNQDADQSPEPVNSNNSGSDEPSNQPPVSFSASAVDERKQRRMISNRESARRSRMRKQRHLEGLRNQMNRLRTENREIANRLGFVNHHCHLMRTDNDRLRSESVVLKQRLSDFRRILVLRQLQHQLLLSSPSPCNSLPSSSIYEVINEQQPPSLIA encoded by the coding sequence ATGTTGGATTCCGAAACCATCTTGGGATTGCCCTTTCCGGTCTTCGAAGGCGGTTTCACGCCTTGGGAGAACCAAGATGACCTGCTCTCCTTCTTCCAACCCAACCAGGATGCCGATCAATCACCCGAGCCTGTCAACTCCAATAATTCCGGCTCAGACGAACCATCGAACCAGCCGCCGGTCTCTTTCTCGGCCTCCGCCGTGGACGAGCGTAAGCAACGCCGTATGATATCCAATCGTGAATCGGCCAGGCGGTCTCGAATGCGAAAACAGAGGCATTTAGAAGGCCTAAGGAACCAGATGAACCGGCTCCGAACCGAGAACCGGGAGATTGCCAACCGTTTGGGCTTCGTGAATCATCACTGCCACCTCATGCGCACAGACAACGACCGGCTCCGTTCGGAGTCCGTCGTTCTCAAGCAAAGACTCTCGGATTTCCGTCGGATTTTGGTGCTCCGCCAGCTCCAACACCAACTCCTCCTCTCGTCCCCGTCGCCATGCAATTCCCTCCCCTCCTCCTCCATCTACGAAGTGATCAACGAACAACAACCCCCCTCCTTAATTgcctaa